Within the Chloroflexota bacterium genome, the region GTGCTGCCCTAATACGGGCGCGGCGGTGATGCGCGGCGCGGGACCGCCATCGAAGCGCCAGCCTAACGCGGGCAGGTCGCGCCGTTCTCCATCGCTTGTCGTAAGTGCGGTGAAGAAGCCGCCTTCGCGCAATTGTGAATCAGTGAAGACGCGCTGCGGATCTAAGTACGGCGCGGCGGATATGCCGGCGTCCTGCAGGATTTGCATGGCGTCGTAGTCGTCGTGTTTGCGCGTCCATTCGGTGATTGCGGCATCGATGAGTGCAGCGTGGTCGCGCCTGCCGTGTGCGCCGGACAACGAAATGTCATCTGCCAAATCCGGTCTGCCGATGATGGTACAGAGCCGGCACCACTCGTCATCGGTCCGCACGGCTATCGCAAGCCAGCGGTCATCGCCCTTGCAGCGATAGACATTATGCGGCGCGTGGTGCGTGTCCGCGTTGCCCATCGGTTGCGGCACACGGTCGTTCATCTGGTAGTCGAGCAGCGCTTCCGGAAGGCTTGCCGTCAGCGCCTCCGCCATGGAGAAGTCGATGTAGTTTCCCTCGCCGGTGGCGGCACGGTGGTTGAGCGCGGCAGTGGCAATCATCGCGAGTTCCATGCCGACCCACGGATCAGCCCACAGCCCACCCTTGATCGGCTCGGAATTCGGATAGCCGGAAATGGAGTTCCAGCCGGTGTAGTACTGTAGCAGACTGCCGTATGCCACATAGTCCTTGTCCGGACCGGAGTGCCCAGTGCCGGACGACGACACCATGATAATGTCCGATTTCGCCTGTCGCAGCGCGTCGTAGCCAAGCCCAAGCCGTTCGATTACGCCTGCCGCGAAGTTCTCCACAACAATATCCGACAATGAGACGAGGGACAGCGCGAGTTCCAAGCCTTCCGGACGCGATATATTCAGCGCGGCGTAGAGTTTGGACTGGTTGTATGCTTGAAACGGTGCACCTCGCGTGGACGGATCCGGACGGCGCGCGCTGCCCACCTTTATGACCTCCGCGCCCATCATCGCGAGAAAGCGCGTTGCAGTGGGGCCGGCTATTATCCAGCTAAGGTCAAGCACGCGCACGCCGGTCAACGGCAGGGATTGTCCGGGCACGGCTGTATCGGGCAGGTTGTCGTGCATGGCTAGGCGTCCTCGCGCAAGTAGATTTCGTTGTGCTGGCCGAGCAGCGGCGCGGGGCGTTCAGCCAATGGCAACGGCGTGCTGGGCAGATTGTACGGCGTGCCCGGGTATTGAAGCGCGCCGGCTATCGGGTGCTCTATCGTCTTGAAGAAACCGCGCTCCTTCAGGTGCAGGTCGTTAAACAGATCGTGCACCGTGTTCACCGGAAAGCAAGGGATGCGCCGCTCCTGCCCCATCCGCGCGATGTCGTGCTTGGAACGATGGCGTGTCCAATCGCCGACCAATTCCCACAAGGCGGCGAAGTTGCCTTCCCTACCTTCGCGCGTTAAGAAGCGGTCTTCGCTCGCCCAATCGGGACTGCCCATCAGCTCGACCCAGCGTTGCCATTGCGCGTCTTCGCGCGGCGAGATTGCGACATAGCCATCATTACACGGCAATATGCCGCCAACAGCGGACACCACGCCGCCGGTCGCCGCCTCTCGGACTTCTGATATTGAACGCGACGGCGGCGATTGATCGAAGGCGCAACTCGCAAGCGCGCTGATGAGATGCGTTGCCATCGCTTCGTACGCGGACGATTGGATGTGGCAGCCCTCGCCGCTCATCCGCCGGCG harbors:
- a CDS encoding CoA transferase; this translates as MHDNLPDTAVPGQSLPLTGVRVLDLSWIIAGPTATRFLAMMGAEVIKVGSARRPDPSTRGAPFQAYNQSKLYAALNISRPEGLELALSLVSLSDIVVENFAAGVIERLGLGYDALRQAKSDIIMVSSSGTGHSGPDKDYVAYGSLLQYYTGWNSISGYPNSEPIKGGLWADPWVGMELAMIATAALNHRAATGEGNYIDFSMAEALTASLPEALLDYQMNDRVPQPMGNADTHHAPHNVYRCKGDDRWLAIAVRTDDEWCRLCTIIGRPDLADDISLSGAHGRRDHAALIDAAITEWTRKHDDYDAMQILQDAGISAAPYLDPQRVFTDSQLREGGFFTALTTSDGERRDLPALGWRFDGGPAPRITAAPVLGQHNAYVYGELLGLSDDEIHDLIERQIIY